A genomic region of Streptomyces rimosus contains the following coding sequences:
- a CDS encoding ATP-binding SpoIIE family protein phosphatase, whose product MPGNPRAAAAARQFVRAVLADWLVRSLPGADTIGDRLADEAVLLVSELVTNVVVHAGTTVELLCRLETEPTPDGGRAVVVVEVSDHHPARAVRARQASSADETRGHGLQLVGAVAESWGITYRRDLKTVWFRLLAGPHDRVYGPPARFSQDDPDLQRDLRAAELLAPAPVRRSPARRSDADWINHGALSFLAEASDLLSGQLDEEQVALLAAQLVVPRLADWCAVWLYDGGSRDSSGAPPRLARVWHSSEGRIDALRMALEKDPPVLPVPGPQRDGAGAAVPWPWPQEPSGYGPGGAALACRLLAGGRDQGALLIGRAGLMRFPDEVVGLIEDLTRRVARAVATARAYRNQERISQVLQRRLLPRGPATVPGLESSVVYEPREGAWAGGDFWDLFDAGDGRWCFALGDVCGSGPEAAAVTGLARPVLRLLARDGYGVGEVLDRLNKTMAREATDSVAAVAAAVAAAGPGPDAAVELRAEAEQTRFLSLLYGEIVPHADGTAGARCTLASAGHPLPLVLGTGGGVRVAAAPQMLLGVVEDTSYESESFDLAPGETLLCVTDGVTERRCGHRLFDDDDGLAGHLTACTGLGATAVAEHIRRAVHAFAATPPDDDLALLVLQATERR is encoded by the coding sequence CTGCCCGGCAATCCGCGGGCCGCCGCCGCGGCCCGCCAGTTCGTACGCGCCGTACTGGCCGACTGGCTCGTCCGGTCGCTGCCCGGCGCCGACACCATCGGCGACCGCCTCGCCGACGAAGCGGTCCTGCTGGTCAGCGAGCTGGTCACGAACGTCGTCGTGCACGCCGGGACCACCGTCGAGCTGCTGTGCCGCCTGGAGACCGAGCCGACGCCGGACGGCGGGCGCGCCGTGGTCGTCGTGGAGGTGTCCGACCACCACCCGGCCCGTGCCGTACGGGCGCGCCAGGCGTCCTCCGCCGACGAGACCAGGGGCCATGGCCTGCAACTGGTCGGCGCGGTCGCCGAGTCCTGGGGCATCACGTACCGGCGCGACCTGAAGACCGTGTGGTTCCGGCTCCTGGCCGGGCCGCACGACCGCGTGTACGGCCCGCCGGCCCGTTTCTCCCAGGACGACCCGGATCTCCAGCGCGACCTGCGGGCCGCCGAGCTGCTGGCCCCCGCGCCCGTCCGCCGGTCCCCGGCGCGGCGCTCCGACGCCGACTGGATCAACCACGGCGCCCTGTCCTTCCTCGCCGAGGCGTCCGACCTGCTGTCCGGGCAGCTCGACGAGGAGCAGGTGGCGCTGCTGGCCGCGCAACTGGTCGTACCGCGGCTCGCCGACTGGTGCGCGGTGTGGCTGTACGACGGCGGCAGCCGGGACAGCTCGGGCGCGCCGCCGCGGCTCGCCCGCGTCTGGCACTCCAGCGAGGGCCGCATCGACGCGCTCCGTATGGCCCTGGAGAAGGACCCGCCGGTGCTGCCCGTACCCGGTCCGCAGCGCGACGGTGCCGGGGCTGCGGTGCCCTGGCCGTGGCCGCAGGAGCCGAGCGGGTACGGTCCGGGCGGCGCCGCGCTGGCCTGCCGGCTGCTGGCCGGCGGCCGCGACCAGGGCGCGCTGCTGATCGGCCGTGCCGGGCTGATGCGCTTCCCCGACGAGGTCGTGGGCCTGATAGAGGATCTGACCCGCCGGGTCGCCCGTGCCGTGGCCACCGCCCGCGCGTACCGCAACCAGGAGCGGATCAGCCAGGTGCTGCAGCGCCGTCTGCTGCCCCGGGGCCCGGCCACCGTCCCGGGCCTGGAGTCCTCCGTCGTGTACGAACCGCGCGAGGGCGCCTGGGCCGGCGGCGACTTCTGGGACCTGTTCGACGCCGGGGACGGGCGCTGGTGCTTCGCCCTCGGCGACGTGTGCGGCAGTGGCCCGGAGGCCGCAGCGGTCACCGGCCTCGCCCGGCCCGTCCTGCGGCTGCTGGCCCGCGACGGGTACGGCGTCGGCGAGGTGCTGGACCGGCTCAACAAGACGATGGCCCGTGAGGCCACGGACTCGGTGGCCGCCGTCGCCGCGGCGGTCGCGGCGGCGGGCCCCGGCCCGGACGCCGCCGTCGAACTGCGCGCCGAGGCCGAGCAGACGCGTTTCCTCTCCCTCCTGTACGGCGAGATCGTGCCGCACGCCGACGGCACGGCGGGCGCCCGCTGCACCCTCGCCAGCGCCGGACACCCGCTGCCGCTGGTGCTCGGCACGGGCGGCGGCGTACGGGTCGCCGCGGCGCCGCAGATGCTGCTCGGGGTGGTGGAGGACACGTCGTACGAATCCGAGTCCTTCGACCTGGCGCCCGGCGAGACGCTGCTGTGCGTCACGGACGGCGTGACCGAGCGGCGCTGCGGCCACCGGCTGTTCGACGACGATGACGGCCTGGCCGGCCACCTCACCGCCTGTACGGGCCTGGGCGCCACCGCCGTCGCCGAGCACATCCGGCGGGCGGTCCACGCGTTCGCCGCCACCCCGCCGGACGACGATCTTGCGTTGCTGGTGCTCCAGGCGACGGAGCGGCGGTAG